One Dioscorea cayenensis subsp. rotundata cultivar TDr96_F1 chromosome 15, TDr96_F1_v2_PseudoChromosome.rev07_lg8_w22 25.fasta, whole genome shotgun sequence genomic region harbors:
- the LOC120277771 gene encoding uncharacterized protein LOC120277771, with product MEVIKPSNVWIKVGVLLLLVLILFLCGFVSVVHVLVIMETFCAMARFKGEGRLLQFTVLTTWEVVVAEICERWSLQASRVIMMFVAPNSYGTVCPIESDADFQCMCHIHHTYKKSVVDIIVEEVSGASEATINISLPTLYDNHSKASKKWIGDCIMQRLKERPLYRAIDIQKDIIREHGMRLPYKHVWMGREVARSAIHGNEVSSYHLLLWYADKVAETNPGALWQLRRTGSDSNTFSSLSACLCKDRNEGIFHVVFAIVDNKTDDNWTWFLAILGEAIYGEDDYREIITFISDWSKGLINSVTRVFPSSPHGYCLRHLVAKFMKANAKLGKTLCKQCWDIIVRIAYAYTVKEFDDAITELAMKSPEAHNWLLYKSNVDHWANYLFKGMRWCEMYSNIAESFNGWVKEARHLPVTSLVDSIRFKLMNMMAGCAQASKWDTHLCLGIHKKVELIIKDSRFLWVGRSMTNTYEILDNDINAVSLRNQKCSCKKWEVHGLSCKHACAAIMQTDMNMHSYVADYFTVEWYRRAYAEPIHPIPDTDKPSDGHREL from the exons atggaggttATCAAACCTTCTAATGTTTGGATTAAAG TcggtgttcttcttctccttgttcttattctttttctttgcggCTTTGTTTCTGTCGTTCAC GTGTTAGTCATCATGGAGACATTTTGTGCTATGGCTCGTTTCAAAGGCGAAGGACGGCTACTCCAATTCACGGTCCTCACTACATGGGAGGTTGTCGTGGCCGAGATATGTGAGCGTTGGTCACTTCAGGCTTCTCGAGTCATTATGATGTTTGTGGCACCTAACTCATACGGCACGGTTTGCCCAATTGAGTCAGATGCTGATTTCCAATGCATGTGCCACATACACCACACTTACAAGAAGAGTGTGGTGGACATCATCGTTGAAGAAGTCAGTGGGGCATCGGAAGCAACCATTAATATCTCCTTACCAACATT GTACGACAACCACTCGAAAGCTAGTAAGAAATGGATCGGTGACTGTATTATGCAGAGACTGAAAGAGCGACCATTGTATCGAGCCATTGATATACAAAAAGACATCATTCGAGAACACGGCATGCGATTACCATACAAGCATGTATGGATGGGTAGGGAGGTCGCTCGGTCCGCTATTCATGGTAATGAGGTGAGCAGCTATCATTTGTTGTTGTGGTACGCCGATAAGGTGGCGGAGACGAATCCCGGAGCATTGTGGCAGTTGAGAAGGACAGGGAGCGATTCAAACACGTTTTCTTCTCTTTCCGCTTGTCTTTG CAAAGACAGGAATGAGGGTATCTTCCATGTGGTATTTGCTATTGTCGATAATAAAACTGACGACAACTGGACCTGGTTTCTCGCCATACTCGGTGAGGCAATATACGGTGAAGATGACTATCGCGAAATTATTACCTTCATCTCGGATTGGTCGAAGGGCCTTATAAACTCGGTCACGAGAGTGTTCCCGTCATCGCCGCATGGTTATTGCCTCCGACATTTGGTGGCAAAATTCATGAAAGCAAATGCTAAACTTGGCAAAACATTGTGCAAGCAATGTTGGGATATAATTGTAAGAATTGCATATGCTTACACAGTCAAAGAGTTTGATGACGCCATTACCGAACTTGCGATGAAATCGCCGGAGGCACATAATTGGTTACTGTACAAGTCGAACGTTGATCACTgggctaattatttatttaagggtATGCGTTGGTGTGAGATGTACTCCAACATTGCGGAGTCATTCAACGGCTGGGTCAAAGAGGCCCGACATCTACCTGTGACAAGCCTGGTTGACTCAATAAG GTTCAAACTTATGAATATGATGGCTGGATGCGCACAAGCAAGCAAGTGGGATACACATCTTTGTCTGGGGATACACAAAAAGGTTGAACTGATTATTAAAGATAGCAGGTTCTTATGGGTGGGTCGTTCAATGACGAATACTTATGAAATACTTGACAATGACATCAATGCTGTCAGTCTACGAAATCAGAAGTGTTCTTGCAAAAAATGGGAAGTCCATGGGCTCTCgtgcaagcatgcatgtgcaGCGATCATGCAAACTGATATGAACATGCACAGTTACGTGGCCGATTACTTCACAGTGGAATGGTACCGCCGTGCATATGCTGAACCTATACATCCAATCCCTGACACCGACAAACCAAGTGACGGTCACCGTGAACTATAA
- the LOC120277772 gene encoding uncharacterized protein LOC120277772 produces the protein MRTEPYRIKVWYSVFPNNAHPYSPHPSKALAKKFSLAKLHHHPPPRSSGVPVTILYPSPEFSFIGASSPYLLPRQALSPKPLKRSHVGVHIQLEAILIMDLYSLKTVCDVMMSTTKGRSMRSKVEKRMRRETRENLKCKEIAQEINDR, from the exons atgagAACTGAACCGTACCGAATAAAg GTTTGGTATTCGGTTTTTCCGAATAATGCTCACCCCTATTCACCTCATCCAAGCAAAGCCTTAGCCAAAAAATTCTCACTGGCAAAGCTCCACCACCACCCTCCTCCTCGGAGTTCTGGAGTTCCGGTCACCATCCTCTATCCCTCGCCGGAGTTTTCTTTCATTGGCGCATCTTCTCCGTATCTCCTCCCTAGACAAGCCCTCTCACCAAAGCCTTTAAAGCGATCT CATGTCGGTGTACATATTCAACTTGAAGCCATTCTTATTATGGATCTTTATTCCTTGAAAACAGTTTGTGATGT AATGATGTCAACCACAAAAGGCAGGAGCATGCGGAgcaaggtggagaaaagaatgcgtAGAGAAACAAGGGAAAACCTTAAGTGCAAAGAAATTGCACAAGAAATTAATGACAGATGA
- the LOC120277409 gene encoding CRM-domain containing factor CFM9, mitochondrial, giving the protein MWGLRRLNRHCLRVLSGLQNRGSLPRDASWQIKGNCEIRSQTYEMNLTSASSFGLANICRMMSTTKGRSMRSKVEKRMRRETGKTLREIRRAKKLRKKLMTDEERLIYNLRRAKKKVALLLQKLKKYELPELPAPRHDPELLTPEQLQAYKKIGFRNRNYVPVGVRGVFGGVVQNMHLHWKFHETVQVCCDNFPKERIKEMATMIARLSGGIVVNIHNVKTIIMFRGRNYRQPKNLIPINTLTKRKALFKARFEQALESQKLNIKKLEQQLRRMGVNPEDPVAMASIQRVASTFFRAIDEQQGTPYVFREDRQPVSGIDDAGVESPAVQSEDSDQEELDRFIAEIEEAADQEWAAEEAAEREEASKIRYWGREEIGMRGRSSQWRDYHDFEEDAGGRGRGQDSRSGNNQRTVNIRKWDSDDEVSEASEGMESDFNNDVDDQDSEDDDSPELRTRNRDLGGRGGIRQQLHSLDTKPNVQSEFDEFDNSEDELWGSEYSPKASKDNVNNYISSGEESDTLARPSAVLSEKNIDESWDSD; this is encoded by the exons ATGTGGGGGTTGAGGCGCTTAAATAGGCATTGCTTGAGGGTGTTATCAGGACTTCAGAATAG GGGTTCTTTGCCTAGAGATGCTTCCTGGCAGATTAAAGGCAATTGTGAGATCAGATCACAAACATATGAAATGAACTTGACCTCTGCTTCATCGTTTGGATTGGCTAATATTTGTAGAATGATGTCAACTACAAAGGGCAGGAGCATGCGGAGCaaagtggagaaaagaatgcgtAGAGAAACAGGAAAAACCTTAAGGGAGATTAGGCGTGCAAAAAAATTACGCAAGAAATTAATGACAGATGAAGAGAGGCTCATATATAACTTAAGAAGA GCCAAGAAAAAGGTAGCTTTACTTCTGCAGAAACTCAAGAAGTATGAGCTGCCTGAATTGCCTGCTCCTCGTCATGATCCAGAACTGCTTACCCCAGAGCAGCTTCAAGCATACAAAAAGATTGGCTTTAGAAATAGAAATTATGTGCCTGTAGGAGTCCGTGGGGTATTTGGGGGTGTTGTGCAAAATATGCATCTTCATTGGAAGTTTCATGAGACGGTCCAAGTTTGTTGCGATAACTTTCCGAAGGAAAGGATCAAAGAGATGGCCACTATGATAGCAAGATTGAGTGGTGGCATTGTGGTCAACATACACAATGTGAAAACAATCATCATGTTCCGTGGAAGAAACTACAGGCAACCGAAGAATCTAATTCCCATCAATACACTCACTAAAAGGAAG GCATTATTCAAGGCCAGATTTGAGCAAGCTCTCGAGTCTCAAAAGCTAAACATCAAGAAATTAGAGCAGCAGCTCCGGCGCATGGGTGTCAACCCAGAGGATCCGGTGGCAATGGCCAGCATCCAGAGAGTGGCTTCCACATTCTTCCGCGCAATAGATGAGCAGCAGGGTACTCCATATGTCTTCCGCGAGGACAGACAACCAGTATCTGGGATTGATGATGCCGGGGTGGAATCACCTGCAGTACAATCAGAAGATAGTGACCAGGAGGAGCTTGATCGTTTCATTGCTGAAATAGAGGAGGCTGCCGATCAGGAATGGGCAGCAGAAGAAGCAGCGGAAAGAGAAGAAGCGTCGAAGATTAGATATTGGGGAAGAGAAGAAATAGGGATGAGAGGTAGAAGCTCACAATGGAGAGATTATCATGACTTTGAAGAAGATGCCGGTGGTCGCGGAAGAGGTCAGGATAGCAGAAGTGGCAATAATCAAAGGACCGTGAATATTCGGAAATGGGATAGTGATGATGAGGTTTCAGAAGCATCAGAAGGAATGGAGTCGGATTTTAATAACGATGTGGATGACCAGGATAGTGAAGATGATGACTCTCCTGAATTGAGAACAAGAAATAGGGACTTAGGTGGCCGAGGTGGAATAAGGCAGCAGCTCCATTCGTTGGACACCAAACCGAATGTGCAATCTGAATTCGATGAGTTTGACAACTCCGAAGATGAGCTTTGGGGATCTGAATATAGTCCAAAAGCTTCTAAggataatgtaaataattatatcaGTAGCGGGGAGGAGAGTGATACTCTTGCTCGGCCGTCTGCAGTTTTGTCGGAAAAAAATATCGATGAGAGTTGGGACAGtgattag